The following proteins are co-located in the Pedobacter sp. FW305-3-2-15-E-R2A2 genome:
- a CDS encoding SPFH domain-containing protein — translation MTLPFLEVIESVSPHPNMLMWKFPDADQEIKNGAVLTVRESQHALLLNEGQLADVFPAGKHILKTENIPLLSRLKGWKYGFESPYKADIYFFNTHQFINLRWGTPSPVLMRDENFGQVRIRAYGNYNIRITDVGLFFKEYAGSYPNLGIAELELQLRDFIAPRFAAVLAGAKLAVMDVAGNIAELNEKIKPLIQSIFTGFGLEITQFNVTSVTLPEEVLQHYDKVTGMNMVTDMDKFSKFSIATAIGNENNGMADVTRQGLAMGMIMNINPSASLPQKAGPGEDISERLKNLKELFNRQLITDAEYAAKKEELLKLL, via the coding sequence ATGACATTACCATTTTTAGAGGTTATTGAATCTGTAAGTCCACATCCAAATATGTTAATGTGGAAGTTTCCTGATGCAGATCAGGAAATTAAAAACGGTGCAGTATTGACGGTCAGGGAAAGTCAGCATGCGCTTTTATTGAATGAAGGCCAACTGGCCGATGTCTTCCCGGCAGGAAAACATATCCTGAAAACAGAGAACATTCCCCTGCTTTCCCGCCTGAAGGGTTGGAAATATGGTTTTGAAAGTCCATACAAAGCAGACATCTACTTTTTCAACACACATCAATTTATAAACCTTCGCTGGGGAACCCCGAGTCCGGTACTGATGAGGGACGAAAACTTCGGACAGGTACGCATCAGGGCCTATGGCAATTACAATATCCGCATCACCGACGTCGGCCTGTTCTTTAAAGAATATGCAGGCAGCTATCCCAACCTGGGCATTGCCGAACTGGAATTACAATTGCGTGATTTCATCGCTCCCAGATTTGCCGCAGTTTTAGCCGGAGCAAAGCTCGCAGTAATGGATGTTGCCGGCAATATTGCAGAATTGAATGAAAAGATAAAGCCTTTAATCCAATCCATTTTTACGGGATTTGGCCTTGAAATAACGCAGTTCAACGTCACAAGTGTGACTTTACCTGAAGAAGTGCTGCAACATTATGATAAAGTAACGGGCATGAATATGGTCACTGACATGGATAAATTCTCAAAATTTAGCATCGCCACTGCAATAGGCAATGAAAACAACGGCATGGCAGATGTGACCCGGCAAGGGCTGGCCATGGGAATGATCATGAACATCAACCCTTCTGCATCACTACCGCAAAAAGCAGGTCCGGGAGAAGACATCTCC
- a CDS encoding tetratricopeptide repeat protein has translation MKSSLFKLFICSFLCLSLFNASAQSVLSDSLKTALNESSISPPEKSRLLTRLSEVYRLNKDDQAGIRTGKESVRFALKTRNYTEAVKAYVVLTNIYAITQQFAAMKTASDSAMVIARQQHKPEAMAYAWYGRALLYKALSNADEVVKHCQLGLKALEKTEDPYLSSKLYYQLYAVNSGWNNVAKVNLYARKATGNALKAKDYNGLSNAYTGLSVAFEYNYAASKKVADLDSVLFYLNKSEALYQQYPGRVADHTYAIACINMASYYLKYFPESDQSAKSNGIRYANKARKVMENSLRNQSIIANSLGILSEYARREGDLGLMERYLLQAYEVMKTEKDPTYHTLINVVQALADSYEKKGEYAKALSFQKQVTEYNNKSFDKTQATNAQKLEIQYDTEKKNNEMLVLKERESSRHLQSVLYGCIAFASLVGLIFLFRSYHFKLRYSLQLEKQLQLEKQDSELQVKLEREAQARLIAEQRLMEAEQQQLKKEVMANVLQLDHKNQMLHQIKAQLTEGEPVNMHKILKSESMLDNSFEQAKLELQQLHPSFFRLLAERSLQKLTPLDLRFCACLHLHMDTRQIAQLMHIEAKSVRMSRYRIKQKLGLSKEDDLNVFLQQLGKSPS, from the coding sequence ATGAAATCCTCCCTGTTCAAACTGTTTATTTGCAGCTTCCTTTGTTTATCTCTGTTTAATGCTTCGGCGCAGTCTGTCTTATCCGACAGTCTAAAGACCGCCCTGAATGAATCCTCTATCTCTCCTCCGGAAAAATCAAGATTACTGACCCGGTTGTCGGAAGTATACCGGTTGAATAAAGACGATCAGGCAGGAATACGAACCGGAAAGGAAAGTGTGCGCTTTGCTTTGAAGACCCGCAATTATACGGAGGCCGTAAAAGCATATGTAGTACTCACTAATATCTATGCCATTACTCAGCAGTTTGCGGCCATGAAAACAGCAAGTGATTCCGCGATGGTCATCGCACGTCAGCAGCATAAGCCTGAAGCCATGGCTTATGCCTGGTATGGACGGGCATTGTTGTACAAGGCCTTATCGAATGCAGATGAAGTGGTAAAACATTGTCAGTTGGGGTTGAAAGCGCTGGAAAAAACAGAAGATCCTTATCTTTCGTCTAAGCTTTATTATCAGCTTTATGCGGTAAATTCAGGCTGGAACAATGTAGCCAAAGTCAACTTATACGCCAGAAAGGCGACCGGGAATGCGTTGAAAGCTAAGGATTACAATGGATTAAGTAATGCCTATACCGGTTTATCTGTGGCTTTTGAATACAATTATGCAGCTTCGAAAAAGGTGGCTGATCTGGATAGTGTCTTATTTTACCTGAATAAATCGGAAGCCCTTTATCAGCAATATCCTGGCCGTGTAGCTGATCATACCTATGCGATAGCCTGTATCAATATGGCGAGCTATTACCTTAAATATTTTCCGGAAAGCGATCAATCGGCTAAAAGTAATGGAATCCGATATGCAAATAAGGCAAGGAAGGTCATGGAGAATAGTTTGAGAAATCAGTCGATCATTGCCAACAGCCTGGGAATTCTGAGTGAGTATGCCAGGAGGGAAGGAGATCTGGGATTGATGGAACGTTACCTTCTTCAGGCTTATGAGGTTATGAAAACGGAAAAAGATCCAACTTACCATACCCTGATCAATGTGGTACAGGCACTGGCCGACAGCTATGAGAAGAAAGGGGAATATGCAAAGGCATTGAGTTTTCAAAAACAGGTCACGGAATACAACAATAAGAGTTTCGACAAAACGCAGGCAACGAATGCGCAGAAACTGGAAATACAATACGATACGGAAAAAAAGAACAATGAAATGTTGGTCCTGAAGGAGCGGGAAAGCAGTCGTCATTTACAATCGGTTCTATATGGCTGCATTGCCTTTGCATCCCTGGTTGGTCTGATCTTTTTGTTCCGTTCCTACCATTTCAAGCTGCGATATTCCTTACAATTGGAAAAGCAATTACAGCTGGAAAAACAGGACTCGGAGCTACAGGTGAAGCTGGAAAGGGAAGCACAGGCAAGGCTGATCGCAGAACAGCGCTTAATGGAGGCAGAGCAGCAACAGTTGAAGAAAGAAGTGATGGCCAATGTCTTGCAACTCGATCATAAAAACCAAATGCTGCACCAAATTAAAGCACAATTAACTGAAGGTGAACCGGTCAATATGCACAAAATACTCAAGTCGGAGTCGATGCTGGACAATAGCTTTGAACAGGCAAAACTAGAACTCCAGCAACTACACCCCAGCTTTTTCCGATTGCTAGCCGAGCGGTCCCTGCAAAAGCTGACCCCGCTTGATCTGAGGTTCTGTGCCTGCCTGCACCTCCACATGGATACCCGGCAAATTGCGCAGCTGATGCATATAGAGGCCAAGAGTGTTCGGATGAGCCGTTACCGGATCAAGCAGAAGCTGGGGCTTTCGAAGGAAGATGACCTGAATGTTTTCCTCCAGCAACTCGGTAAAAGCCCCTCTTAA
- a CDS encoding sensor histidine kinase gives MPKYIPVFLMLLMTMMWCSGQVPLNERFYLDSLAKERHTAATDSIKARANFELSQFWAHKDSLRSGKYLEQGKKLAHRYPYLKIIAQYYEAYLIVQTQQNKSEKMYRNVETMLRAYPTKDASLFRAKAWYQYGIIQFKKDNYDVLTDIVFNKCIPLARKAENKNFIGTSYLMLANIFKNSGQFAKAETYCLKAIGFLKNKEATSAELIIAYHTLAENYTQSGQNPKASVILEEIRNLLAPYPESEYLLDYYAAEGLYFTVGDQFKKALASIEKGIVLSEKLKIPYKEQRLLLQKFYASYYIKDFEQARSVLEYLMKKPPMMKLSVNRLQLYHGMAITYKGLGKMTLAYDWLERYSKLSDSVAQGKLKTEVHALELKYKDTEKQKEINELKANNIQSALAAKNNRLINWLLGAVSLFLLVAAAFSFLYYRNNRKLLAQKELSYRQHLNELEQQQQLQYSQAMLEGEEQERRRLARDLHDGLGGMLAGAKINLSGQLENPRSENQKEDLQKIIGQLDNSVTELRRIAHNMMPENLLNFGLKTALKDLCETLMTTRTKIEFQALEIDGPIPEQTQINIYRIVQEMLANAIRHAEATKILLQCSRNNDMFFITQEDNGKGFELNSGHTENGTGLKNIRNRVGFLKGKIEIESTINEGTVINIELHVD, from the coding sequence ATGCCTAAATACATCCCTGTCTTTCTAATGTTGCTCATGACCATGATGTGGTGTAGCGGACAGGTGCCTTTAAATGAACGGTTTTACCTGGATAGTTTAGCGAAAGAGCGCCATACTGCTGCAACAGATAGCATCAAAGCGAGGGCGAACTTCGAATTGTCGCAATTCTGGGCTCATAAAGACAGCCTCAGATCTGGGAAATACCTGGAACAGGGAAAAAAACTGGCTCATCGCTACCCCTATTTAAAAATCATCGCCCAATACTACGAGGCCTATCTGATTGTTCAGACGCAGCAGAATAAGAGTGAGAAAATGTACAGAAATGTGGAAACAATGCTTCGTGCTTATCCAACAAAAGACGCCAGTTTATTCAGGGCAAAGGCATGGTATCAATATGGAATTATACAGTTCAAGAAAGACAATTACGACGTACTCACCGATATTGTATTTAACAAATGTATCCCCCTGGCCAGGAAGGCGGAAAACAAAAATTTTATTGGAACGAGTTATTTAATGCTCGCCAATATTTTCAAGAATTCAGGTCAGTTTGCGAAAGCGGAAACCTATTGTTTAAAAGCAATTGGCTTTCTGAAAAATAAAGAAGCTACTTCCGCTGAGCTGATCATTGCTTACCATACCCTGGCAGAAAATTATACCCAATCCGGTCAGAACCCCAAGGCAAGCGTCATATTGGAGGAGATCCGGAACCTGTTGGCACCCTACCCTGAATCAGAATACCTATTGGACTATTACGCTGCGGAAGGCCTCTATTTTACAGTAGGTGATCAATTTAAAAAAGCTCTGGCAAGCATTGAAAAAGGAATCGTCTTATCGGAAAAACTAAAGATCCCCTATAAAGAACAACGCCTGCTGCTTCAGAAATTCTACGCGAGTTACTATATTAAAGATTTTGAGCAAGCCAGATCGGTATTGGAATACCTGATGAAGAAACCTCCGATGATGAAGCTGTCGGTGAACAGGTTACAGCTTTATCATGGCATGGCCATTACCTATAAAGGCCTTGGGAAAATGACTTTGGCCTACGACTGGTTGGAACGTTACAGCAAGCTCAGCGACAGTGTCGCCCAGGGCAAGCTGAAAACTGAAGTTCATGCCCTGGAGTTAAAGTATAAAGACACAGAAAAACAAAAAGAGATCAATGAACTGAAAGCCAATAATATCCAGTCGGCATTAGCGGCCAAAAACAACCGGCTGATTAACTGGCTATTGGGCGCCGTAAGTCTGTTCCTATTGGTCGCAGCTGCATTTTCGTTCCTGTACTACCGCAACAACAGAAAGCTGCTGGCCCAGAAAGAACTGAGTTACAGGCAACACCTGAATGAACTGGAACAACAACAACAGCTTCAATACAGTCAGGCTATGCTGGAAGGAGAAGAACAGGAACGCCGCAGACTGGCCAGAGACCTGCATGATGGACTGGGTGGAATGCTGGCCGGAGCAAAGATCAACCTCTCCGGACAACTCGAAAACCCACGCTCTGAAAATCAAAAGGAAGACCTGCAGAAAATCATTGGACAGCTGGACAATTCGGTCACTGAACTGCGCAGAATTGCCCACAATATGATGCCGGAGAACCTGCTCAATTTCGGATTAAAAACGGCCTTGAAAGATCTTTGTGAAACACTGATGACCACAAGAACAAAAATCGAATTTCAGGCATTGGAGATTGATGGACCTATTCCAGAGCAGACTCAGATTAACATTTACAGAATCGTGCAGGAGATGCTGGCCAATGCGATCCGCCATGCGGAGGCCACAAAAATCCTATTGCAGTGCAGCAGAAACAACGACATGTTCTTCATTACTCAGGAGGACAATGGCAAAGGCTTTGAACTGAATTCAGGGCATACAGAAAACGGAACAGGTCTGAAGAACATCAGGAACAGAGTGGGCTTCCTAAAGGGAAAAATAGAGATAGAATCAACAATTAATGAAGGGACTGTTATTAATATAGAATTACATGTGGACTAA
- a CDS encoding protease: MKKIIPILSAAILLLSACSQNTRVPNSNAAKPAAEKEFFARMRIDEKIKEGGAVKLKFTVYNQTDSVKQFCKWHTPFEPLMSKYLDVKDENGTEVGYQGPMAKRIMPPPADSYLKLNPGDSLSVDVDVLKAYPIKKAGKYSIVYTGQNMSGLVVKDSVVFEYGK, translated from the coding sequence ATGAAAAAGATCATTCCTATATTATCTGCAGCAATTCTGTTGTTATCTGCCTGTAGTCAAAATACCAGAGTACCTAATTCTAATGCAGCAAAGCCTGCTGCTGAAAAAGAGTTTTTCGCCAGGATGCGCATCGATGAAAAGATTAAAGAAGGAGGCGCTGTGAAATTGAAATTTACGGTTTATAACCAGACAGACAGTGTAAAGCAATTCTGTAAATGGCATACGCCGTTTGAGCCACTAATGAGTAAGTATCTGGATGTGAAAGACGAAAATGGGACAGAAGTAGGGTACCAGGGGCCTATGGCCAAAAGAATAATGCCTCCTCCGGCAGATAGTTATCTGAAACTGAATCCTGGCGATAGTCTTTCCGTAGATGTGGATGTGTTAAAAGCTTACCCAATCAAAAAAGCAGGGAAATATAGCATTGTTTATACCGGGCAGAACATGAGCGGTTTAGTGGTAAAGGATAGTGTTGTTTTTGAATATGGTAAATAG
- a CDS encoding response regulator transcription factor, with protein sequence MWTNNATLAIVDDHLIVLEGLQRLLTDLEGIEISGCFTLGTTFIAFLKENKVDVVLLDITLPDANGIELCKEIKKISPKTHVLALSNHSQRSMILQMLQNGATGYMLKNISSEELITCINEALQGRIAFSNAVREIMAQPTLNELDTPAQLTKREKEILCLISQGQTTPVIAKSLHLSPLTVETHRKNLLQKFQVKNVASLIKAAMDQGLV encoded by the coding sequence ATGTGGACTAACAATGCAACATTAGCAATCGTAGACGATCACCTGATTGTCCTGGAAGGACTTCAACGGTTATTGACAGACCTGGAGGGGATCGAAATCTCCGGCTGTTTTACCCTCGGCACCACCTTTATCGCTTTTCTGAAGGAAAACAAAGTTGATGTTGTTTTACTCGACATTACCCTCCCCGATGCCAATGGCATTGAATTGTGTAAGGAGATTAAAAAGATCTCCCCAAAAACACATGTGCTTGCTTTGAGTAACCACAGTCAACGCAGTATGATCCTTCAGATGTTACAAAATGGCGCCACAGGTTACATGCTTAAAAACATCTCTTCAGAAGAATTAATCACTTGTATCAACGAAGCACTTCAGGGACGGATCGCCTTTAGCAATGCGGTCAGGGAAATCATGGCGCAGCCTACCTTAAACGAGCTCGACACCCCTGCCCAGCTGACCAAAAGAGAAAAAGAGATCTTATGCCTGATCTCGCAAGGGCAAACGACACCGGTCATTGCCAAAAGCCTGCACCTGAGTCCGTTAACGGTAGAGACCCATCGCAAAAATCTCCTGCAGAAATTTCAGGTTAAAAATGTAGCATCACTTATTAAAGCGGCTATGGATCAGGGTCTTGTGTAG
- a CDS encoding glycosyl hydrolase family 18 protein, whose product MKTKNQLRSILLPALLLLCLASCKTKQADFASPEDQNRNSKQSAVQAIAAADFKVIGYVPSWAGEVSQIQFSKLTHINYAFILPTNSGGFQALENPSKLQALVSAAHSNNVKVLVSVGGWNNGNDSAFESFAASAGGRTNFTNNVVSLVNQYGLDGIDIDWEYPDNGSSANNYSLLMQQLSTAMHNMGKLLTAAVVSYNGASIQNNVFGYVDFLNIMAYDESGANHSTYDLAVQSLNYWKGRGLPAGKANLGVPFYGRSANEYVDYKTILSRGGSANSDSFSGIGYNGIPTIKSKTNLAFDQGGGIMIWELSQDATGGNSLLTAINQVVLSRTGNPGGNIPIGSTVTLKGFNAKYVSGENGLQAMTCNRTTASPTETFTVIDAGGGKIALRSKGKFVSSENGNAAITCSRTVMGDWEKFDWVANADGSVSFRGNNGKYISCENGTQAMTCNRTTISGWEAFRINQ is encoded by the coding sequence ATGAAAACAAAAAATCAATTAAGGTCTATTTTATTACCTGCACTGTTGCTACTGTGCCTGGCCTCCTGTAAAACCAAACAAGCGGACTTTGCTTCGCCCGAAGATCAGAACAGGAATTCAAAACAGTCGGCGGTTCAAGCCATCGCTGCTGCCGATTTCAAGGTGATAGGTTATGTACCTTCCTGGGCAGGAGAAGTAAGCCAGATCCAGTTCAGTAAACTTACCCACATTAATTACGCTTTTATTCTTCCCACCAATTCAGGTGGTTTTCAGGCTTTAGAAAACCCATCCAAGCTTCAGGCCTTAGTCTCAGCAGCACATTCCAATAATGTAAAAGTGCTGGTCTCTGTAGGCGGCTGGAACAATGGAAACGACAGTGCCTTTGAATCCTTTGCTGCAAGCGCCGGCGGACGTACCAATTTCACCAATAACGTCGTCAGCCTTGTCAACCAGTACGGATTAGACGGGATCGACATCGATTGGGAATATCCCGACAACGGAAGTTCGGCAAATAATTACTCCCTGCTAATGCAGCAGCTCAGTACAGCAATGCACAATATGGGAAAATTGCTTACTGCCGCAGTGGTTTCTTATAATGGCGCAAGTATCCAGAACAACGTGTTTGGATACGTAGATTTCCTGAATATCATGGCTTATGATGAAAGCGGGGCCAACCATTCCACTTATGACCTTGCCGTACAGTCTCTGAATTATTGGAAAGGAAGAGGGCTTCCTGCTGGCAAGGCCAATCTGGGCGTACCATTTTATGGCAGATCGGCAAATGAATATGTAGACTACAAGACAATCCTGTCGAGAGGCGGAAGCGCCAACTCTGATTCCTTCTCCGGAATAGGTTACAATGGGATCCCGACTATTAAAAGCAAGACCAATCTGGCCTTTGATCAAGGTGGTGGCATCATGATCTGGGAATTGTCGCAGGATGCGACGGGTGGAAATTCACTCTTGACGGCCATTAACCAGGTGGTACTTTCCAGGACAGGAAACCCAGGCGGAAACATCCCTATCGGATCAACGGTTACCTTAAAAGGCTTTAATGCAAAATATGTGAGCGGCGAAAATGGCTTGCAGGCCATGACCTGTAACCGGACCACCGCCTCTCCTACGGAAACCTTTACCGTTATTGATGCAGGGGGCGGAAAAATAGCGCTGAGAAGTAAAGGCAAATTTGTTTCCTCGGAAAACGGAAATGCAGCGATTACCTGTAGCCGTACGGTAATGGGCGACTGGGAGAAATTCGACTGGGTAGCCAATGCCGATGGCAGTGTTTCTTTCAGAGGAAACAATGGAAAATATATCTCCTGCGAAAATGGGACTCAGGCCATGACCTGCAACCGAACCACGATTTCCGGATGGGAAGCTTTTCGCATCAATCAATAA
- a CDS encoding competence protein, which produces MESNSPLLRFYPGETPWHRNWKKAFPPAFREVSFVDATFGELHRADVHTPCGTTLEFQNSPISMEELRSREAFYPNLVWILNGKKFKGFRILKSLPDVDDPRLSAYEFCHSDHLSMIRKSDLAQEKPKVLNFYHPEIKGVPLTSYYYSFCWKHPHRVWFEAKCPIIVDLGGHFLYQLKQRRQLSGDYAYLHIIPRKSFIERYVF; this is translated from the coding sequence ATGGAATCTAATTCTCCTTTATTGAGGTTTTATCCTGGAGAAACACCCTGGCACCGCAACTGGAAGAAAGCATTTCCTCCGGCTTTCAGGGAAGTCAGTTTTGTGGATGCGACCTTTGGCGAGCTTCACCGGGCTGATGTACACACGCCCTGTGGAACGACGCTGGAGTTTCAGAATTCTCCGATTTCTATGGAGGAACTCAGGAGCAGGGAGGCTTTTTATCCAAACCTTGTTTGGATCCTCAACGGAAAGAAGTTTAAAGGATTCCGGATCCTTAAAAGCTTGCCGGATGTAGATGATCCCCGGCTTTCTGCCTATGAGTTTTGCCATAGTGATCACCTTTCCATGATCCGCAAGTCGGACCTCGCTCAGGAGAAGCCGAAGGTTTTAAATTTCTATCATCCGGAGATTAAAGGGGTTCCTTTAACCTCTTACTATTATTCATTTTGCTGGAAACACCCGCATCGCGTATGGTTTGAAGCAAAATGTCCCATCATTGTGGATTTGGGTGGCCACTTCTTATACCAGCTAAAACAGCGAAGACAACTGTCCGGAGATTATGCTTATCTGCACATCATTCCGAGAAAATCGTTTATTGAACGATACGTGTTCTGA